A genome region from Actinobacillus arthritidis includes the following:
- a CDS encoding GntR family transcriptional regulator yields MIQNKNIYYIDADKIPRYMQIKYDLQQYLAQHQWQFDVPIPSEQELATKYDASVGTIRKAVECLVEEGVLIKHQGKGTFLKHPAFVESSIVRFYLRNAKEGKPETPIGEVKCVKLVKASPKINELLGEPLDKELIYIERIRSVDNKVIVSDKIWLSQERFSDLLTVKLDQFENLLYPYYFKKCGQLVVSAKEQMSILLNHSDTYLTDGQEKVVIKVCRSAKGLDGRIIEYRESYGLAEDFYYETIIT; encoded by the coding sequence ATGATACAAAACAAAAATATCTATTATATAGATGCGGATAAAATTCCTCGCTATATGCAGATTAAGTATGATTTACAGCAATATTTAGCTCAGCATCAATGGCAGTTTGATGTGCCAATTCCGAGTGAACAGGAATTGGCGACTAAGTATGACGCTTCCGTTGGGACTATCCGTAAAGCGGTGGAGTGTTTAGTTGAGGAAGGCGTATTGATTAAGCATCAGGGAAAAGGGACATTCTTGAAACACCCTGCGTTTGTTGAATCTTCGATTGTACGTTTTTATCTACGTAATGCCAAAGAGGGTAAACCGGAAACCCCAATCGGGGAAGTTAAATGTGTTAAATTGGTGAAAGCAAGCCCTAAAATTAATGAATTACTGGGGGAACCACTAGACAAAGAACTGATTTATATTGAACGTATTCGCTCAGTGGATAATAAAGTGATTGTGAGTGATAAGATTTGGTTATCGCAAGAAAGATTTAGTGATTTACTCACAGTGAAATTAGACCAATTTGAGAACTTGCTTTACCCCTATTACTTTAAAAAATGTGGACAACTGGTTGTTTCGGCGAAAGAACAAATGTCAATTTTACTAAATCACAGCGATACTTATTTGACAGATGGTCAAGAAAAAGTAGTAATTAAGGTATGTAGGTCAGCAAAAGGATTAGATGGGCGTATTATTGAATATCGAGAGTCTTATGGTCTAGCGGAAGATTTCTATTACGAAACAATTATTACCTAA
- a CDS encoding 4-oxalomesaconate tautomerase, with amino-acid sequence MKKVPCMIIRGGTSKGVYFLKDDLPEDIAERDKFLMAIMGSGDPTQINGLGGATSVTSKVAIVSKSEKEGVDLDYLFAQVGIGQKVVDTAPSCGNILSGIICFASEKGLIELQDGITSVVVNNVNTNSIIEVSAESPNKQLKYTGNAEVSGVPGTGSPVNLNFSQIEGAKTGKVFPTGNKQDNINGYNVTCIDVAMPMVLFNAQDLGLTGKETKAELDENRALFEIIEPIRRKAGEMMGLGDVSEKVIPKMGILSTPAGKGNITSRYFVPDKCHASHAVTGSICVSAACNIEGTVAYPLYKDTGSVVTIEHPSGFISVDMICENVDGDYKFTRAALVRTAKPLMMGEVYYDETAE; translated from the coding sequence ATGAAAAAAGTTCCTTGTATGATTATTCGTGGTGGTACATCAAAAGGTGTGTATTTCTTAAAAGATGATTTACCGGAAGATATCGCTGAACGTGATAAATTCTTAATGGCAATTATGGGATCGGGTGATCCGACCCAAATCAACGGTTTAGGCGGTGCGACAAGTGTCACCAGTAAAGTAGCGATCGTTTCAAAATCTGAAAAAGAAGGGGTTGATTTAGATTACTTATTTGCTCAAGTTGGTATTGGACAAAAAGTGGTGGATACGGCACCTTCGTGCGGTAATATTTTATCCGGTATCATTTGTTTTGCGAGTGAAAAAGGCTTAATTGAATTACAAGATGGCATCACGAGCGTAGTAGTAAATAACGTTAATACCAACAGTATTATCGAAGTTTCCGCCGAGTCGCCAAATAAACAATTGAAATATACGGGTAATGCGGAAGTATCCGGTGTACCGGGAACAGGTTCGCCGGTGAATTTGAATTTTAGCCAAATTGAAGGGGCAAAAACCGGTAAAGTTTTCCCGACCGGTAATAAACAAGATAATATCAACGGCTATAATGTGACTTGTATTGATGTAGCGATGCCGATGGTATTGTTTAATGCGCAAGATCTTGGCTTAACCGGTAAAGAAACCAAGGCAGAATTAGATGAAAACCGTGCGTTATTCGAGATTATTGAGCCTATTCGCCGTAAAGCAGGTGAGATGATGGGATTAGGTGATGTATCTGAAAAAGTGATTCCCAAAATGGGGATTTTATCAACGCCGGCCGGCAAAGGTAATATTACCTCTCGCTACTTCGTGCCGGACAAATGCCATGCAAGCCATGCGGTAACTGGTTCAATTTGTGTTTCTGCGGCGTGTAATATTGAAGGTACGGTAGCCTATCCGCTTTATAAAGATACCGGCAGTGTCGTAACGATTGAGCATCCGTCTGGTTTTATCAGCGTTGATATGATTTGTGAGAATGTAGATGGTGATTACAAATTTACTCGCGCAGCGTTAGTACGTACTGCTAAACCGTTAATGATGGGTGAAGTGTATTACGATGAAACAGCAGAATAG
- a CDS encoding YejL family protein — translation MATQSKYQSKQFDALSSDLIATLEKHKAPVDLSLMALGNMVTNILLENVQTETQRLALAEVFSNALKNSLKTK, via the coding sequence ATGGCTACTCAATCAAAATATCAAAGTAAACAATTCGATGCCTTATCAAGCGATTTAATTGCAACACTTGAAAAACATAAAGCACCGGTCGATCTTTCTCTTATGGCGTTAGGTAATATGGTTACCAATATCTTATTGGAAAATGTGCAAACCGAAACACAACGTCTTGCCTTAGCCGAGGTTTTTTCAAACGCACTTAAAAATTCACTAAAAACCAAATAA
- a CDS encoding TetR/AcrR family transcriptional regulator, whose amino-acid sequence MSKKVKSHDMADHILSATELLLAKEGLQNLSMRNIAKQAGIATGTLYLYFKTKDELLDYLAEQLHERYYRYVNIDFDPKVPLFEQYRQIWLNKRHFLEDNPMMAANLYQYQAMLGFNNIVNRIMNDPEFIWNRFVAEGKAQKIIVDLPNDLLYCMSIGVVADIAYLEQVKQESISKEFFEESILRTWKAITF is encoded by the coding sequence ATGTCTAAAAAAGTGAAATCACACGATATGGCTGATCATATCTTGTCTGCGACGGAATTACTTCTTGCAAAAGAAGGGTTACAAAATTTATCAATGCGAAACATTGCTAAACAAGCAGGTATTGCGACCGGTACGCTTTATCTTTATTTTAAAACGAAAGATGAATTGCTTGATTATTTGGCAGAACAATTACATGAACGATATTATCGTTATGTGAATATTGATTTTGATCCTAAAGTCCCGTTATTTGAGCAATATCGCCAAATATGGCTCAATAAGAGGCATTTTTTGGAAGATAATCCGATGATGGCGGCAAACTTATACCAATATCAAGCAATGTTAGGTTTTAACAATATCGTAAACAGGATTATGAACGACCCAGAATTTATTTGGAATCGATTTGTAGCGGAAGGCAAAGCACAAAAGATAATTGTGGATTTACCTAATGATTTACTTTATTGCATGAGCATTGGTGTGGTTGCCGATATTGCTTATTTAGAGCAAGTGAAGCAAGAAAGCATATCAAAAGAATTTTTTGAGGAAAGCATTTTACGAACTTGGAAGGCAATTACCTTCTAA
- a CDS encoding efflux RND transporter periplasmic adaptor subunit, translating to MTTENQKPGKGRKFLIAITLIIVLVAFVGVAGMQKFIAGKKAEANANMPETVSEITAMQVSTKEWTPSLSAVGYIRPNQGAMLSAEASGTVTRVYVRSGQRVNRGDLLVEFDSAVEEANLRATQAQLPNAKANYDRYRNLVASNSASKAELDNAQSTYNQLLASIESLKASIGRRKVYAPFSGIAGIVNVNVGQYISTGTEIVRVEDQSSMKVRFTLPQTDVEKITIGQKVTAVIDALPGQTFPASIAAIDPAVDRQTGLINVEAVITENQNKLLSGMFARLNVALPTEKDQIVVPQIAVTYTMYGETLYVLQPLSDADKQLVAKMAEKNPKLDANKMYRVKQVEVKTLDRSGIYAQLAKGVKAGDLIVTGGFQRLSNNALVIISEQEAVGVTQPAKESRL from the coding sequence ATGACGACAGAAAACCAAAAGCCGGGGAAAGGCAGAAAGTTTTTAATTGCAATAACGCTGATTATTGTACTGGTTGCCTTTGTTGGTGTTGCCGGTATGCAGAAGTTTATTGCAGGGAAAAAAGCTGAAGCAAATGCAAATATGCCTGAAACGGTTAGTGAAATTACGGCTATGCAGGTGTCGACAAAAGAATGGACACCAAGTCTTTCGGCAGTAGGTTATATCCGACCTAATCAAGGTGCGATGTTAAGTGCAGAAGCATCAGGTACAGTGACTCGTGTTTATGTCCGTTCTGGTCAACGAGTAAATCGAGGCGATCTTTTAGTTGAATTTGATAGTGCAGTGGAAGAAGCAAATTTACGTGCAACGCAAGCACAATTACCAAATGCTAAAGCAAATTACGATCGTTATCGTAACCTCGTTGCATCAAACAGTGCTTCTAAAGCGGAATTGGATAATGCACAATCAACTTACAATCAATTACTTGCCAGCATTGAATCGTTAAAGGCTTCTATCGGTCGTCGTAAAGTCTATGCACCATTTAGCGGTATTGCCGGTATCGTAAATGTAAATGTCGGACAATATATTTCTACTGGTACTGAAATCGTCCGTGTTGAAGATCAAAGTTCAATGAAAGTGCGTTTTACATTGCCACAAACGGATGTGGAAAAAATTACTATCGGTCAAAAAGTCACAGCAGTAATTGATGCGTTACCGGGACAAACATTCCCTGCGAGTATTGCGGCGATTGATCCTGCGGTCGATCGTCAAACAGGTTTAATTAATGTTGAAGCAGTGATTACTGAAAATCAAAATAAATTATTATCGGGAATGTTTGCTCGTTTAAACGTAGCATTACCAACTGAAAAAGATCAAATTGTCGTACCACAAATTGCAGTAACCTACACAATGTATGGTGAAACGCTTTATGTGTTACAACCACTTTCTGATGCAGATAAACAGTTAGTTGCGAAAATGGCGGAAAAAAATCCGAAATTAGATGCAAATAAAATGTATCGTGTAAAACAGGTTGAAGTAAAAACATTAGACCGTAGTGGCATTTATGCACAATTGGCTAAAGGTGTGAAAGCCGGTGATTTAATTGTAACGGGCGGTTTCCAACGTTTAAGTAATAATGCACTTGTGATTATTTCTGAACAAGAAGCGGTAGGTGTAACGCAACCTGCTAAAGAAAGTAGACTTTAA